A part of Cryptococcus tetragattii IND107 chromosome 3, whole genome shotgun sequence genomic DNA contains:
- a CDS encoding tubulin beta chain, with product MHEPRHFSRGGRIDARGDVLALFCFLLSFFLFRDPASQQSTTHLLFFSFPYLTLSKMREIVHLQTGQCGNQIGAKFWEVVSEEHGIQADGSYKGTTDTQLERINVYYNEAAAGKYVPRAVLVDLEPGTMDSIRGGPLGSLFRPDNFVFGQSGAGNNWAKGHYTEGAELVDSVLDVVRREAEGCDCLQGFQITHSLGGGTGAGMGTLLISKIREEFPDRMMCTFSVVPSPKVSDTVVEPYNATLSVHQLVENSDETFCIDNEALYDICLRTLKLSTPTYGDLNHLVSVVMSGVTTCLRFPGQLNSDLRKLAVNMVPFPRLHFFMVGFAPLTARGSASYRAVTVPELTQQMFDAKNMMAASDPRHGRYLTVACYYRGKVSMKEVEDQIQSVQAKNSAYFVEWIPGNISAAQCDIPPRGLKMSSTFICNSTSIQSLFKRIGEQFSAMYRRKAFVHWYTGEGMDELEFSEAESNLQDLVSEYMQYQEAGADDEIYGDEEIPIEEEEM from the exons ATGCACGAACCACGCCACTTCAG CAGGGGAGGACGAATTGACGCTAGGGGTGATGTTTTGGCTCTCttctgttttcttctttctttctttcttttccgcGACCCCGCGTCCCAACAGTCGACAACccaccttctttttttttcctttccctacTTAACCCTATCAAAGA TGCGAGAGATCGTTCACCTTCAAACCGGTCAGTGTGGTAACCAGATCGGTGCCAAGTTCTG GGAAGTCGTCTCCGAGGAGCACGGCATTCAGGCCGATGGCTCTTACAAGGGTACCACCGACACCCAGCTCGAGCGCATCAACGTCTACTACAACGAGGCCGCGGCGGGCAAGTATGTCCCTCGAGCCGTCCTTGTTGACCTCGAGCCCGGAACTATGGACTCCATCCGAGGTGGCCCTCTTGGTAGCCTTTTCAGGCCCGATAACTT TGTTTTCGGTCAGTCTGGTGCCGGTAACAACTGGGCCAAGGGTCACTATACTGAAGGTGCCGAGCTTGTTGACTCTGTGCTCGATGTTGTCCGACGAGAGGCCGAGGGTTGTGACTGCCTTCAAGGTTTCCAAATCACCCACTCTCTTGGTGGTGGTACCGGTGCCGGTATGGGTACACTTTTGATCTCCAAGATCCGAGAAGAGTTCCCCGACCGAATGATGTGCACTTTCTCCGtcgttccttctcccaag GTCTCTGACACCGTCGTTGAGCCTTACAACGCCACTCTTTCCGTCCATCAGCTCGTTGAGAACTCCGATGAGACCTTCTGTATCGACAATGAGGCTCTCTATGACATCTGCTTGCGTACTCTCAAGCTCTCTACCCCTACTTACGGTGACTTGAACCACCTCGTCTCTGTCGTCATGTCTGGTGTCACCACATGTCTTCGTTTCCCTGGTCAGCTTAACTCCGACCTTCGAAAGTTGGCCGTGAACATGGTGCCCTTCCCCCGtcttcatttcttcatGGTCGGCTTTGCCCCGCTCACTGCCCGAGGCTCCGCCAGCTACCGTGCCGTCACCGTTCCTGAGCTTACTCAGCAAATGTTTGACGCCAAGAACATGATGGCTGCCTCTGACCCTCGTCATGGC CGATACCTCACTGTAGCATGCTACTACCGAGGCAAGGTTTCCatgaaggaggttgaggacCAGATTCAATCTGTTCAGGCCAAGAACTCCGCTTACTTTGTTGAGTGGATTCCCGGAAACATCTCCGCCGCGCAGTG TGACATTCCTCCTCGTGGTCTCAAGATgtcctccaccttcatctgcaaTTCAACTTCCATCCAGTCACTTTTCAAGCGTATCGGCGAGCAGTTCTCTGCCATGTACAGGCGAAAGGCTTTCGTGCACTGGTACACAGGAGAGGGTATGGACGAGCTTGAATTC TCTGAAGCTGAATCCAACTTGCAAGACTTGGTTTCCGAGTACATGCAATACCAGGAGGCGGGAGCGGACGACGAAATCTatggtgatgaggaaatCCCcattgaggaggaggagatgtaa